The proteins below are encoded in one region of Streptomyces ficellus:
- a CDS encoding SsgA family sporulation/cell division regulator: protein MYPAEEGVVVHTKALIVTDGPLSRPVPVAVRYDPAASEPLVQLCFPGGTEWSFPRPLLESGLRAPSRDGDIGIWPCGRVQTIVEFHTPEGVAVVQFDSSALLRFLRRTYAASTSPVTH from the coding sequence ATGTACCCCGCTGAGGAAGGCGTCGTAGTCCACACCAAGGCCCTGATCGTGACCGACGGTCCTCTCTCCCGCCCGGTCCCCGTCGCGGTGCGCTACGACCCGGCCGCCTCCGAGCCGCTCGTCCAGCTGTGCTTCCCCGGTGGCACCGAGTGGAGCTTCCCGCGCCCCCTGCTGGAGTCGGGGCTGCGCGCCCCCTCCCGCGACGGCGACATCGGCATCTGGCCGTGCGGCCGCGTCCAGACGATCGTGGAGTTCCACACGCCGGAGGGCGTCGCGGTGGTGCAGTTCGACTCCTCGGCACTGCTGCGCTTCCTGCGGCGCACGTACGCCGCCTCCACGTCGCCCGT
- a CDS encoding energy-coupling factor ABC transporter permease: protein MHVPDGFINAPVSAGAGLVAAAAVAISLRGARRELDDRTAPLAGLVAAFVFAVQMLNFPVAAGTSGHLLGGALAAILVGPYTGVLCIAVVLLLQGVLFADGGLTALGVNITVMGAVTVVVSYGIFRGLVRVLPRTRRSVTVASFVASLVSVPAAAVAFTAVYAVGGTTDVPLTKVLAAMTGVHVLIGIGEALITTATVGAVIAVRPDLVYGARGLTAPLKLRVGGELVDAAPAAPAPAPARPTRKVWLAGLGTALVLAGGISYYASASPDGLERVAADQGIDKKVEEHAAADSPLADYGVSGLDNARLSGGLAGTIGVGATVLAGTGIFWAVRRRRTHAATAGARTQGSD, encoded by the coding sequence ATGCATGTTCCCGACGGATTCATCAACGCGCCGGTCTCCGCCGGGGCGGGACTCGTGGCCGCCGCCGCCGTCGCCATCAGCCTGCGCGGGGCGCGGAGGGAGCTGGACGACAGGACCGCGCCGCTCGCCGGGCTGGTCGCGGCGTTCGTCTTCGCCGTCCAGATGCTGAACTTCCCCGTCGCCGCCGGCACCAGCGGCCACCTGCTCGGCGGAGCCCTGGCCGCCATCCTCGTCGGGCCGTACACCGGCGTGCTGTGCATCGCGGTGGTACTGCTCCTCCAGGGCGTCCTGTTCGCCGACGGCGGGCTCACCGCGCTCGGCGTCAACATCACCGTGATGGGCGCGGTCACCGTCGTCGTCTCGTACGGGATCTTCCGCGGCCTGGTCAGGGTCCTGCCGCGCACCCGCCGGTCGGTGACCGTGGCCTCCTTCGTGGCGTCCCTGGTCTCGGTACCGGCCGCGGCGGTGGCGTTCACGGCCGTCTACGCGGTCGGCGGCACCACCGACGTACCCCTCACCAAGGTCCTCGCCGCCATGACCGGCGTCCACGTCCTCATCGGCATCGGCGAGGCGCTGATCACCACGGCGACCGTCGGCGCCGTCATCGCCGTACGCCCCGACCTGGTGTACGGGGCGCGGGGCCTGACCGCGCCCCTGAAGCTGCGGGTGGGCGGCGAGCTGGTCGACGCGGCGCCCGCCGCGCCCGCGCCGGCCCCCGCCCGCCCCACCCGGAAGGTCTGGCTCGCCGGCCTGGGCACCGCCCTCGTCCTGGCCGGTGGCATCTCCTACTACGCCTCCGCCAGCCCCGACGGCCTGGAGAGGGTCGCCGCCGACCAGGGCATCGACAAGAAGGTCGAGGAGCACGCCGCCGCCGACTCGCCGCTCGCCGACTACGGCGTCAGCGGCCTCGACAACGCCCGCCTGTCCGGGGGGCTGGCGGGCACCATCGGCGTGGGCGCGACCGTCCTCGCCGGCACGGGGATCTTCTGGGCGGTGCGCCGCCGCCGCACGCACGCCGCCACCGCCGGGGCCCGTACCCAGGGCAGCGACTGA
- the cbiQ gene encoding cobalt ECF transporter T component CbiQ, translating into MGAGHAHKLYRHGHSPVHRLPPHCKLAAVFAFVLVVVSTPREAVWAFAAYAGLLGAVAAAARVPPSFLLRRLVIEVPFVAFAFLMPFVVPGEQTQVLGVSVSVPGLWDAWNVLAKGTLGVAASVLLAATTELRALLLGLQRLRLPPLLVQIASFMIRYGDVITDEMRRMSVARRSRGFEARGVRHWGVLAKSAGALFIRSYERGERVHLAMVSRGYAGSMPVIDEVTASRAQWTSAAALPFAALLICLLGWTL; encoded by the coding sequence GTGGGGGCGGGGCACGCGCACAAGCTCTACCGGCACGGGCACTCGCCCGTGCACCGGCTGCCGCCGCACTGCAAGCTCGCGGCCGTGTTCGCGTTCGTCCTGGTCGTCGTGTCCACGCCCCGCGAGGCGGTGTGGGCCTTCGCCGCCTACGCCGGGCTGCTCGGCGCGGTCGCGGCGGCGGCGCGGGTGCCGCCCTCGTTCCTGCTGCGGCGCCTGGTGATCGAGGTGCCGTTCGTGGCGTTCGCGTTCCTGATGCCGTTCGTCGTGCCCGGCGAGCAGACGCAGGTGCTGGGCGTCTCCGTCTCGGTGCCCGGCCTGTGGGACGCCTGGAACGTGCTCGCCAAGGGCACCCTCGGGGTCGCCGCGTCCGTGCTGCTGGCCGCCACCACCGAACTGCGAGCCCTGCTGCTCGGCCTGCAACGGCTGAGACTGCCGCCCCTGCTCGTACAGATCGCCTCCTTCATGATCCGGTACGGCGACGTCATCACCGACGAGATGCGCCGCATGTCCGTCGCCCGCCGCTCGCGCGGGTTCGAGGCGAGGGGCGTCCGGCACTGGGGGGTGCTCGCCAAGTCGGCGGGCGCCCTGTTCATCCGCTCCTACGAACGCGGCGAACGCGTCCACCTGGCGATGGTGAGCCGCGGCTACGCCGGCTCCATGCCGGTCATCGACGAGGTGACCGCCTCCCGGGCGCAGTGGACCTCCGCCGCCGCCCTGCCCTTCGCGGCCCTGCTCATCTGTCTGCTGGGATGGACGCTATGA
- a CDS encoding energy-coupling factor ABC transporter ATP-binding protein: MSLSFVPSLDVRGLAYAYPDGHQALFGVDLTVERGERVALLGPNGAGKTTLVLHLNGILTGGAGTVTVAGLPVAKANLAEIRRRVGIVFQDPDDQLFMPTVREDVAFGPASAGLRGPELEEVVAKALARVGMAEYADRPPHHLSFGQRRRVAVATVLAMEPEILVLDEPSSNLDPASRRELADILRSLDVTVLMVTHDLPYALELCPRAVVLSEGVIAADGPTGALLADEELMRAHRLELPFGFDPTARPADRPAAGPTRKPAPR; this comes from the coding sequence ATGAGTCTCAGTTTCGTGCCGTCGCTCGACGTCCGCGGCCTCGCGTACGCCTACCCCGACGGCCACCAGGCGCTCTTCGGCGTGGACCTGACCGTCGAGCGCGGCGAGCGGGTCGCCCTGCTCGGCCCCAACGGCGCCGGCAAGACCACCCTCGTCCTGCACCTCAACGGCATCCTCACCGGCGGCGCCGGGACCGTCACCGTGGCCGGGCTGCCGGTCGCCAAGGCCAACCTCGCGGAGATCCGCCGCCGGGTCGGCATCGTCTTCCAGGACCCCGACGACCAGTTGTTCATGCCGACCGTCCGCGAGGACGTCGCCTTCGGGCCGGCGTCGGCCGGGCTGCGCGGCCCTGAGCTGGAGGAGGTCGTCGCCAAGGCCCTGGCCCGGGTCGGCATGGCGGAGTACGCGGACCGCCCCCCGCACCACCTGTCCTTCGGCCAGCGGCGGCGGGTCGCGGTCGCGACCGTCCTCGCCATGGAGCCCGAGATCCTCGTCCTCGACGAGCCGTCGTCCAACCTCGACCCGGCCTCGCGCCGCGAACTCGCCGACATCCTCCGCTCGCTGGACGTCACCGTGCTGATGGTGACCCACGACCTCCCCTACGCGCTCGAACTGTGCCCCCGCGCGGTGGTGCTGAGCGAGGGTGTGATCGCGGCGGACGGCCCGACCGGTGCCCTGCTCGCCGACGAGGAGCTGATGCGCGCGCACCGCCTGGAGCTGCCCTTCGGCTTCGACCCGACCGCCCGCCCGGCCGACCGCCCGGCCGCCGGCCCGACCCGGAAGCCCGCGCCCCGCTGA